From Periophthalmus magnuspinnatus isolate fPerMag1 chromosome 6, fPerMag1.2.pri, whole genome shotgun sequence:
tgctggagaagctgcagACGAAGAGGATCAACCCCTGGGAGAAGAAGTACGGGCAGGTCCCCTCTGTGAGTATCACCCATGGGTGAcaccatatacagtctatgggtgaaaGTCTGACACATATGAACTTATTCATCATGCTTTTTGTTGGGTGTCACATAACGTCATAGTATTCTATTGGCCAgccatatttaatacagatgggggcatctcaattttatattgttaaaatgcacatttgtgacttcttgggtctagtcactaatagaaatgatcaggttcaacatttgtgcatttaccttttagatatttcatgtaCAATGTGATCAAAATAGAAAAATCTGGCTCTAGTCCCTCATCTGggagaatgacatcatcacacattagaatctgaaaaccaccaattcacttttctgtttttctcctctTGACTAAAACACAGGCTTGTTTGATTTTCTGGTTGTATCCCAGAGCAAGAAACCTGTCCCACTTTGTATGACTGTGGTGTGTTATTGGTTCTGGTCAGGAGAGCTGAGGCCTCATAGcctcagctgccctggggtaaatCAACATTCCGTTGgtttaccccagggcagctgaggCTATGTACCTGACCAGAGTGTGGAGAGTGAATGATGAATGCATGAAACTTTTGAGTGTCTGGAAAATAATATAGAATAGAAATACATTATTAGTACACATCTAATTAAGTACTTTGAGTTTGAGTCAAAGTGGACTATTGTATAAGTCACAAATATCAGAGAAGGGTGGACTATTTACAACATTTACATCTGTGACTTTTAAGAAAGAAGGCTACCAATAGACTACGCAGTATAATGGGCCTGTCAGATATTtgtattcattatttttcttatttattgaAGCTTTATTTAGTATCTCTCTGCACTGTGTGGTTCACAGTGTGACTTGTGTATTGTGTGGTTCACAGTGTGACTTGGGGGAGCACTGCGCGGTGCGTAAAGGCGCTCGGATCGGCCGCATGTGTGACTGTCCGCAGGGAGCCTTCTGCAACTTCTTCCTCCTCAAGTGTCTATGATCTAGAGCCCCCCAGAGTCTATTTTCAAACCTGTATCAATGAACTGTACATATACCAACAGTGTAAAGTCTTGTATTATATATGCACAAGTGTGAAATAAAGTTTTTGTCATGaatgcatttaacttatctaagtttgtaatgttctgtccatagaccactgcaaaactaAGGTTAaagatgctcaaaatgctcacgTTTCAAAAACATGTTCTTTCATAAAAGATGTGAGACATGCTTGTTTGGTTTCGTTCATATACAATCAAGcccaaaatacatttgaaagaaaaagtacaatttacttTGAATGAAAGTGAAGACtggaacataaaaacaaaacttttatttgATTAGATAAATTCTGTGTATACTTCAGGAACATGGAAccttaatattaaaattttaaaataagctCACCTTGCTCCTGTAATATGCTTAATGTAACCATGGTTTCATATTTTGATTGATGtgaccaaaatataaaaaaaaatgtgaaaatgcacTAAAGAAATTGTGAAATTGAATGGCCCAAATAGGCTCATTAGATCCTCATTACCAACTTGGAGATgaacatagtaaaaaaaaaaattcaaatttcatgTGTATTTCAGAAATGGCCAAAAATGATCCGAGCCAATCGTATTTTTCTCCCCAGTTTTATTGTTTGCCACAGCTCCTGGTAAGTCTAAAGCTACAAAACAAATAgataacattaaaaaacaaagtgaAGAGCAGCAGTCATTTTTAAAGGATTTTATTAAGAACAAAGATGGCGTCTAGACTCCTCGTGGCTGTTTGAAGTTCATCCCGACGGTGGGCTGTGTGACCTGCAGATTGGACAGGCTGCCGAAGTCCTGGAAAACAGACAGGAAAATAGCATTTTCATTTCGGATAAAACTTAAGCCAAGACCATAATAATGTCCCAATTAGGAGATAAAAGTCATCAAACTTCAAGTGAAAAGGGactgtacatgttttttcatgCAGGTAAAGTTCATTgagcctcagtacagatatactgaaAAATCAGCTTACTGTGTGCTttatgcatctaattataaagcatttacaTACATACTGCACAAAGAAAGTAGCGCTGGTCCACCAGTAAAATCATGATTGAATCAAAGCTGTCAAAAACACTCAGCAAT
This genomic window contains:
- the cart2 gene encoding cocaine- and amphetamine-regulated transcript 2 encodes the protein MLARVVLCAGLLCALWRTGRTETERDERDALDLRYNNRLLGDLQEVLEKLQTKRINPWEKKYGQVPSCDLGEHCAVRKGARIGRMCDCPQGAFCNFFLLKCL